One Sporomusaceae bacterium ACPt DNA window includes the following coding sequences:
- the shdC_2 gene encoding Phenolic acid decarboxylase: MAYADLRQFLARLAEEGQLVRITEEVLPEPDIRAIGRAAADIGETGPAVIVDNIKGYKGKKVVLNVHGSWTNHALMFNLPANTSIKDQFYKIETRWDNYPGDLIWTENAPCQENIITENINLYEILPLFRINKNDGGFYFSKASVISKDIDDPDNIDKLNVGTYRVQVQGPDTLGMQALVFHDLATHLRKAEERNQPLPVAVCLGVDPVLSFAASTPLAYDQSEYKFAAALNGIPLELTKCVTCDLDVPAGTEYVIEGEILPRERYPEGPFGEFPGSYSGVRNQVRIKVKAVTHRNDPIFENLYIGKSWTEHDTIVGLNTSIPLYRQLKDTIPEVTAVNAMYQHGLTAIVATGNRFGGYAKSVAFRLASTPHGISYCKNIILVDADVDPFNMAQVMWALSTRVRPSKDVIVIANTPGMPLDPASEPPGMGGKVIIDATTPVAPDETLREVHMLEKVDKAAYYQEMINNLQKQVR, from the coding sequence ATGGCATATGCAGATTTGCGCCAGTTTCTGGCTAGGCTGGCAGAGGAAGGGCAGTTGGTGCGAATAACTGAGGAAGTACTGCCTGAGCCGGATATCAGGGCAATTGGCCGTGCAGCCGCTGATATTGGGGAAACCGGTCCGGCAGTAATAGTTGACAATATCAAAGGCTATAAAGGAAAAAAAGTGGTATTAAACGTTCATGGTTCATGGACTAATCATGCGTTAATGTTCAATCTTCCGGCCAATACTTCGATTAAGGATCAATTTTATAAAATAGAAACCCGCTGGGATAACTATCCGGGAGACTTAATATGGACTGAAAACGCCCCCTGTCAAGAGAATATAATTACAGAAAATATTAACCTATATGAAATATTACCATTGTTTCGTATTAATAAAAATGACGGCGGCTTTTATTTTTCCAAAGCCTCGGTAATTAGCAAAGATATTGATGATCCGGACAATATTGATAAATTGAATGTAGGTACCTACCGGGTACAAGTGCAAGGGCCGGATACTTTGGGCATGCAGGCGTTAGTCTTTCATGACCTTGCCACCCACTTGCGCAAGGCTGAGGAAAGAAATCAACCGCTGCCTGTAGCCGTATGTTTAGGGGTGGATCCGGTACTGTCCTTTGCTGCGAGCACACCGCTGGCTTATGACCAGTCAGAATATAAATTTGCCGCAGCACTTAATGGTATTCCCCTGGAGCTTACCAAATGCGTAACTTGCGATTTGGATGTCCCGGCCGGAACCGAATATGTCATTGAGGGAGAAATACTTCCCCGGGAAAGATACCCGGAAGGTCCATTTGGCGAGTTCCCCGGCAGCTATTCAGGGGTTCGCAATCAAGTGAGAATTAAGGTTAAAGCTGTAACTCATCGTAATGACCCAATTTTTGAAAATCTGTATATCGGTAAATCCTGGACTGAGCATGATACTATTGTCGGCCTAAACACCTCCATCCCGCTTTATCGTCAGTTGAAAGACACCATACCGGAAGTGACGGCGGTAAACGCAATGTACCAGCATGGGCTTACCGCCATTGTCGCCACAGGCAACCGGTTTGGAGGCTATGCCAAGTCTGTTGCTTTCCGTTTAGCCTCCACCCCGCACGGTATATCTTATTGTAAAAACATTATATTAGTTGATGCCGATGTTGACCCGTTTAATATGGCACAGGTCATGTGGGCCCTGTCAACCCGCGTTCGCCCCAGTAAAGACGTAATAGTAATTGCCAATACACCGGGAATGCCTTTGGACCCGGCTTCCGAACCACCGGGGATGGGCGGGAAGGTTATTATTGACGCCACAACCCCTGTAGCCCCGGATGAAACTTTACGTGAGGTCCATATGCTTGAAAAAGTTGATAAAGCCGCCTATTATCAGGAAATGATTAACAATCTGCAAAAACAGGTACGCTGA
- the slyA_2 gene encoding Transcriptional regulator SlyA — translation MKLRHQNSIGFIIHHTDLKVSHLLSARFRAYDITPEQWFLLNRLAEQDGINQKELSERAGKNQTIITRMIDILERKGFITKQTDSQDRRAFLIYLTDKGRSIQDELAVLEEEAIENALQGIPAEDVAKFRETLLQIYENITAIIRETKS, via the coding sequence ATGAAACTTCGGCATCAGAACTCAATTGGCTTTATTATCCACCATACTGATTTGAAGGTATCGCATTTACTTTCCGCGCGCTTCAGGGCATATGACATTACGCCAGAGCAGTGGTTTTTATTGAATCGCTTAGCAGAGCAAGACGGCATCAATCAAAAAGAGTTGTCAGAACGGGCTGGAAAGAACCAGACAATCATCACCAGAATGATCGATATCCTCGAACGTAAGGGGTTTATTACTAAACAAACAGATTCTCAAGATAGGCGGGCCTTTTTAATCTACCTCACCGATAAAGGCAGAAGTATTCAGGATGAGCTGGCAGTCTTGGAGGAAGAAGCGATAGAGAATGCGCTACAGGGCATTCCCGCTGAAGACGTGGCAAAATTTAGAGAGACGCTCTTACAGATTTACGAGAATATCACCGCTATTATTCGTGAAACTAAATCATGA